A window of Candidatus Binataceae bacterium genomic DNA:
GGCATTGTCGACGACGGAAGTGAGGCGGAACGCGATCCCGCGGTAAGACCCGCAGCTGCGGGCAGGCCGAGTGCCGTGAATATCAGAAGCTTTGCTCCCTCCTGCACGCCAAGCACGCTGGGCACGATGAAAGTCACGAAGCCAAGGAGCATAACCAACGATTCAATTGCAAGGCTGATTATGTGAAGCTGTGCGGTAAGCCGAGGCGTCGCAACAAGAAGAGGACCTGCAGAACGCCGCACAGAAAGGCGATCTGATGCGAGCAAACAGCTAGCGCGAGGTCCCGCGGACGCGAGCGATAGAGCGCGGCCATTTCCGCATCGACGGCCGGGCTCAGGCGCTTTAGGCGCACTATCCATCGCTTGGGAATCGGAAGACGTCTAAGGATCTGGGTGGTGGTGTTGGTAAAGCCGCGCAGTTGCAGGAGCAAAAAGGCGAGCACGCAGGCGAGTGTAGTAAGAGGAAACCCACCAGCACTGCCAGTGAGAATTCGTGCGATAGTTCGATGTGGCGCCACGTGAGAAACATCCCCCAAGCTATAAAGATGGCCTTGGAGAAGCTGAAGATGAGAGTTGAGGTCATGACTGTCGGCACCACGGTCGCGACGGGAAAGTCCCCATTCCACATGTTTTTTACGCCAGGCGGCGAACTCTGGGACCCTCCGCAGCTATCCGACCTTTTCCCCAAGCGCACCCTAGGCGCCTGCTCATGGTGGGAAGGCAGCCCATCTTTGCTAATGGTGGCGCCGCGCTTTAACGCACGAGTGCCTTCGTTTTCAGTTGTGGTTGTAGCCGCCGGCCTCGTTTTCTGTGAGCGGGGGTGCGACCGGATGCTTTTCCAGAAGCGAGAGTGAGCGGTGAATGTCGTCGATCAAGATGTCGGCGAGGTCGCGGCTAACGCCGTGGCGGACCAGGACCCGCTGGACCACCAGATCTTGGCAATTGGGCGGGAGCGAATATGCAGGCACCTGCCATCCGCGGGCGCGGAGGCGGTCTGAAAGATCGTAGAGACTGTAGTTGTGCTGATGTTCTTCGCGAAACGTCCAGCACACTGCAGGCAAGCCGCCGTTCCCATCGTGGATGATTCGGAACGGTCCCATCTTGCCAACTTCAGCAGCAAGATGTTGCGCGGTTCGATAACACGCATCCTGAACCTTCCGGTATCCTTCAAACCCCAGGCGTAAGAAGTTGTAGTACTGGCAGACGATTTGGCCGGCGGGGCGCGAAAAGTTCAAGGCGAAGGTCGGCATGTCACCGCCCAGGTAGTTCACGCGGAAAATCAACTCCTCGGGCAAGTCCGCGTGATCCCGCCACACCACCCAACCCACCCCCAGAGGAGCAAGACCGAATTTGTGTCCTGAGGTATTGATCGATTTGACTCGCGGCAGACGAAAATCCCAGACCAGGTTAGGTTGACAAAAAGGGGCCAGAAACCCGCCGCTGGCCGCATCAATGTGGAGTGGAATATCGAGTCCGGTGCGCTGCTCGAATTCGTCGAGCGCTCGCGCGATCGCGTCCACCGGTTCGTACTGGCAGGTCATGGTGAGGCCCAGCGTGGGGACGACCATGATCGTATTTTCATCGCAGTGAGCCAGCGCTTGCTCCGGGTGCATCATCAGGCGGTCGCCGCTCAGCGGGACCTCGCGCACCTCAACGTCGAAGTAGCGACCGAACTTGTGCCAGCATATCTGCACCGGCCCACAGACCAGGTTGGGCCGATCGGTGGGCTTGCCTTGCGCGCGCCTCTTCGCGCGCCAGCGCCATTTGGCTGCAAGACCCCCAAGCATCGCGGCTTCACTGGAGCCGGTGGTTGAGCAGCCGATCGTATTGGCAGCATCGGGTGAGTTCCACAGGTCTGCCAGAATATGAACGCAGCGGGACTCGATCTCGGCCGTCTGCGGGTACTCGTCTTTGTCGCACATATTTTTGTCGATACATTCGCTCATCAAGGCCTGCACTTCGGGCTCGATCCAGGTGGTACAAAAGGTTGCAAGATTCTGGCGCGAATTGCCGTCGAGCAGCAGCTCGTCGTGGATCAGGGCGTAGGCAGTGCGCGGCGAATGTTCCTGGCGGGGAATCTTGTATTTGGGGATAGCGGTGGTCAGATCGCCAGAGGCGTAGATAACGTCCAGGGCTCGTCCCCGAGTGACAGACTTTCTGTGAAGTGACATGATGCTTCCTCCAATTCGGTCTCAACTCGACAGGACAACTCACCTGACGCCAGATCTGCGCTTCGGCAGTATTACGGGCAGCGCCGAGTTACCGGCCGATATTGGCAAGCGCGCTATAGCCATTCCAGATGATTTCGATTCCGATGCACATCAGGATGAATGCGGATAGTCGGACCAGAACGGCGGTCCCATCTTCCCCGAGCACGCTCACGGTCCGCTCCGCGAACCGGTAGCAGAAATAGATCGTGGCGGCTATGGCGACTACCCCCGCGACTGCGGCACCTCCGAGCGTCGCTACGCTGACCAGGTCAGCTATCCGAGGCCGCTGGCTGCCGAGGGTAATCGCGACCGCGATCGATCCGGGCCCAACGGTTAACGGCATCGTCAAAGGATAGAAAGAGTCGTTTGGCCGGACGGCTTTCTCGCTCTGCCGGTCTTCGTCGTCTCCTTCCTGAAGAAGGTTCCAGCCAGTAACAGTCACCACGAGTCCACCAGCGATGCGGACGATCGGTAAGGTAATACCGAAGAAGTCGAGCACGTAGGAACCAATCAGCATCGATCCAAGCAACAGAAAAAAACAATTGATCGTCACGCGCAGGGCGAGCGCGTTGCGCTGTTCGTCCGTGCAGTGGCGCGTCAGGCCCAGGAAGATCGGCGCACCGCCGATAGGGTTAACGATCGGAAACAATCCAGCATAAAAGAGAAGAAACGCGCTGACCATGGTGTTTACATCTGCCATCGCATCTCCATGGTTTTTTGCGGCATAAGCAAACTATCCCGGTCGCGTAGGAAGGGGAGCTGGTATGCTCTCAAGAGTTTTGAGCTCGGAGCCTCCGACCGGAAGTTGGAACCAACCCTGTCCGCCGCCGACCAGCGATGATTACTACGTGGGGCTGACATTTCCGACAGTATTTAGAGCAGTGCTCCATGGCAGCCAAGAGGTTCCCAACTGGTGATTTACGCTCCGCAACTATGACTCTGCCAAGAGTGGTTCGAAGTCCCAGTGCCCACGACCGATTGGAACAGGTCACCCCCACAAAAATGATGGAGCGTAGCTGATAACGCCTGCCGTCCCCAGGGGTTCCACCTTCAAGGTGCCGACATCAATCTGCGGGTCGTGGTAACGAAATGTGACCTCAAAATCCCAAATACCACGCCAACGCAGAGAGTAGCCCAACCGTGGGCCGGGTCGTCTGGTTCGTTCTCCTACAGACCGTTGGCTTGGTCATGCTTCGAGCGACGATAGATTGGTGGCCTATGGAACTGGGGTTCGATAATCCTTCAACCGCTGCCTTTGCCTGGTTGAGAGCCGGTCGCCCTAGCTCTTTATTACAAGGCCCTCCTTCATGACGAAACTGACGCGCTCCGTCGCCGTAATATCGTCGATCGCGTCGCCCGGCATGGCGACAATGTCGGCCACCTTACCCTCCTCAAGGGTGCCAAGAAGGTTCTCCACCCCCAACAGTTCCGCGTTCACCGAGGTGGCAGTCCTGAGTGCGGCGGCCGGACTCATTCCCAATCTGACCATGATCGCGAAGTCTTTCGCGTTCATTCCATGAGGAAAGACTGAGGCGTCGGTCCCATAACCGATTTTCACTCCGAGTTCTACGGCCCTCCGGAACACTTTCGAATGCGATGCCTTCGCTGCCAGTGCCTTGATCTCAACCGCGGGAGGGAGTCGGGTTCGCCCACCGGTTAGCCATTCCAATGCGAACAAGGTTGGAACCAGATAGGTGCCCTTGCTCTTCATGGTATTCAAAGTGTCATCTTGCAAAAACGAACCGTGCTCGATCGACTCCACGCCGGCCAAGATCGCTTCCTTTGCCGCGCGATCTCCGTGGCAGTGCACTGCGACCCTTTTTCGAAGCCGATGAGCCTCGTCGACGACGGCGGCCATTTCCTCAAGCGTGAGTTGGGGAGTATCGACCTCGTCAGCCAACGAGAGAACCCCGCCTGACGCGCAGAACTTGATTAGGTCGGCGCCGTGTTTGACGTTGAATCGCACCGCCTGGCGCAAAGCAGAGGGGCCATCAGCAACCCCGTCGGTATAATCCAACTCTCTGCCGGTAGCGCGGAAGCTTAAGCCTCCGGTGAAGTCGCAGTGGCCTCCTGTTGCCCCGATCAAGTTACGCGCGGCCAGCATTCGTGGGCCCGGAACCAGTCTTTTCGCTATCGCATTGCGCAAACTCACATCGACGAAGTTGCTACCGGGAATGCACCCGACATCGCGTACGGTAGTGAAACCCGCCTCCAGGGTTATCCGGGCGTTGAGTGCGGCCAGGTAGGCTCTTTCCGCCACGTGCTGCCGGAGCTGATTGATAAAAAATTGATCGTATGGCTCCGCAGCAACGGTCAGGTGAGTATGTGCGTCAATGAAACCAGGGGAGAGCGTCACGTCGCCCAAGTCGATCGATTCCGCACCCGAAGGTGCGCGTGCCGTGGCGGTGAGGCCAGCGATCCGGTCGCCTTCCACTACAACGCTCGAATTGCGCAGAAGGCCTTCGGACCTGCCGTCGAAAATGCGAGCTGCCTTGATAACGATAGTCATTTGGTTTCCCCTTAAGTGATTAGCCCTTCGAGCACGCCTTTGCATCCGTGGGTCATCGGTGTCGAAGTGTTCTGTGAGCCACAGCAGATTTCGGCGAGCGGCGCACCTCGTGCGGGTCGAGACTCTCCATCAACATCCTCCGATCCTTTGAGCTCTGCGCAAAACGCGATGACCGCCTCCTCACCTAGCGTTCCACGGCTGCACGTCTCTCGGACTTTGACAGGGGGCGAGATTTCCGGGCCTGGCTGTCGAGGGCCAAGCAGACACGCGCCAGCCTTGTGGCGCACTCTCTGGAGGATTCACTCCCGGTGAATTTTCACAGCCGCACCTCGAACAGGACCGGTCCCGGCATTCCTCGGCCGGAATCATTGAAGATCGCCTTTCTTCGTCAGGAGTCTAAGTGGTGCTGTCCGCCAGTGGTCTGATCTCGTTTTACGTGTCGATATTACTTTGAGCGATTTGAGTTGCAAACCGTGTTCATTGGCGCCAAAAGGTCCAAGGCGTTAGTGATAACCAA
This region includes:
- a CDS encoding glutamate decarboxylase; this translates as MSLHRKSVTRGRALDVIYASGDLTTAIPKYKIPRQEHSPRTAYALIHDELLLDGNSRQNLATFCTTWIEPEVQALMSECIDKNMCDKDEYPQTAEIESRCVHILADLWNSPDAANTIGCSTTGSSEAAMLGGLAAKWRWRAKRRAQGKPTDRPNLVCGPVQICWHKFGRYFDVEVREVPLSGDRLMMHPEQALAHCDENTIMVVPTLGLTMTCQYEPVDAIARALDEFEQRTGLDIPLHIDAASGGFLAPFCQPNLVWDFRLPRVKSINTSGHKFGLAPLGVGWVVWRDHADLPEELIFRVNYLGGDMPTFALNFSRPAGQIVCQYYNFLRLGFEGYRKVQDACYRTAQHLAAEVGKMGPFRIIHDGNGGLPAVCWTFREEHQHNYSLYDLSDRLRARGWQVPAYSLPPNCQDLVVQRVLVRHGVSRDLADILIDDIHRSLSLLEKHPVAPPLTENEAGGYNHN
- a CDS encoding MarC family protein, with the protein product MADVNTMVSAFLLFYAGLFPIVNPIGGAPIFLGLTRHCTDEQRNALALRVTINCFFLLLGSMLIGSYVLDFFGITLPIVRIAGGLVVTVTGWNLLQEGDDEDRQSEKAVRPNDSFYPLTMPLTVGPGSIAVAITLGSQRPRIADLVSVATLGGAAVAGVVAIAATIYFCYRFAERTVSVLGEDGTAVLVRLSAFILMCIGIEIIWNGYSALANIGR
- a CDS encoding amidohydrolase family protein, coding for MTIVIKAARIFDGRSEGLLRNSSVVVEGDRIAGLTATARAPSGAESIDLGDVTLSPGFIDAHTHLTVAAEPYDQFFINQLRQHVAERAYLAALNARITLEAGFTTVRDVGCIPGSNFVDVSLRNAIAKRLVPGPRMLAARNLIGATGGHCDFTGGLSFRATGRELDYTDGVADGPSALRQAVRFNVKHGADLIKFCASGGVLSLADEVDTPQLTLEEMAAVVDEAHRLRKRVAVHCHGDRAAKEAILAGVESIEHGSFLQDDTLNTMKSKGTYLVPTLFALEWLTGGRTRLPPAVEIKALAAKASHSKVFRRAVELGVKIGYGTDASVFPHGMNAKDFAIMVRLGMSPAAALRTATSVNAELLGVENLLGTLEEGKVADIVAMPGDAIDDITATERVSFVMKEGLVIKS